The region CTAACAGCTTCAGAAATCTGCAtgtcttattattttattctttcactTCCCCCTCTGCCTCACTAAGGTTAAAAGAGGAAAACTTGCTGAACATGAAAACGGCGCCCTGAGGGAACACATGCTGCAGATTTTAGACAAGAACTCCCGGTTGGAAGAACAGGTAAGTCCTATTTAATGAGCACTCTTCAGCAGTGCTTGGCCGGTTGGAGGATGACATGAGATTCTGCATTTGTTCCCTGGTTTAGCTCAGCTGCATTGCAAAACACTGTTTTTATCATATTTGCACACCTCAAAAGTCAGAATAAGCTCTTCTACTGAAATCAGTCAATTAGGTGGAAACCTCTCTGTGCTCAGGCATGTATATTCTTCACCAAGCACGGTGGGAGGCTCGTTGCTATCACTCATATCATCCGCTTTCAGTCTCTGCTTACAGCGGATATGAGGTTTGGAGATAGACCATTTTAAAGTTTCAGTGGACAGTCAGATTGCTCAGAAAAGGAGCCTTTAGATGCCCAAGTCACCTCCTCTGTAGAGGCAGCACAGAGCCAGTTGCAAGCACTTTTTCCACTCACGATCAtttctgcagctcccagcaggtAACACTGAGGGTATGTTACCCAGTCCTACCAAGGCGAATGCATCCAAAGTGGTGGGTGACTTGCTCTTCTGCTTGCTCATGCTAAATGTACATGCCCCAAAGTGCTACAGCTTGGTTTTGGAGTTAGCATCCCTCATTGACTCATCTGTTTCACTGATTAGACCTcagtagagagaaaaaaaaaagtgtacacatacacacagaaacaCTTGCACATGTGCACATGTAAGTATGTGTTATCCCCCTATAGAGCTGAATGGATCATTGTGATGGGGACAAGAGATATGGGTCTCTTTCTGTGCGCTTGTCACCACACAGATCTATTAAAGAATATTATTACCTTATGTTCCATTCTTGCCTGTGCTTACCCAGGAATTGTAAATTAAGCAGTGCTGTACCTAGCTAAGTTAGAGGCTTTGCACTGTAaacttttccactttcttctaTATGGGGGGCAGAATTTTTAGAAGGgtgtgttatgacaggacaaggggtgatggttttaaactaaaagagaggagattcaggctagacgtGAGGAAGACATTGTTtgcactgagggtggtgaagcagTGGCCCAGGTTACCCAGcaaggtggtagatgccccatccctggagacattccaggccaggctggacagggctctgagcaacctgatctagttgaagatgtccctgctcattgcagggggttggactagatgagctttgaaggtcccttccaacccaaactcttctatgattctatgattctacagtCACGTATGTTTTAATTTGATCTATGTATATTTTGGTGTGCCAtagtgtttttacttttttttttttcccccccatctGTAGATATCTGACCTGTATAAGAGCCTGGAATGTAAAGAGATTAAAATTCAGCAGCTAGCGGAGGCCATTAATAAGTGTGAGAAAGAATTCAGACAGTTTACACAACTGTTTGGTAAAAATAGCAACTTAATGGTCAGCACACAGGTGAGACattaattttaccttttttggTCAATGGCTTTTTTGTATCCTTAAATGTGTTTAACCTCTAATAGTTGTTACTAATAGCAGGGCAATAACAAATACTGTCTCCCAGACACTTCACAAGCCCTTCTTGTTTTTCTACAGTACAGTattgtcttttcattttaaccAATAAAGAAGTTTGGATATCTGATCTGGACAAAACGCGCTGTATAGATTCCCATGGCCAGAGCCCCATGGCAGATATGCTGGTGTAAATTTGAATAATCAGTTGAATGAGGTGATGCAGTGTGAACAGATCTGAGTAAGGGGTGGCTTCTCAGTCACTAAATGACGATTTAACTGTAAAAGAACATTTGGACACATCCCTAAGCCAGCAGACTACTTTTGAATGCACCATGTAGTTGATGTTGCTAACATGCTAAAGGCTTCTTTAtcttatttcaaatgaaatggcTGATTATATGAATGTCTCTTGTCTCTGCTTCCACCCTTTTCCAATGGCATGAACTGGGAAGGCTCTGGCCAGCCACCTGGATAAGTCTGCACGCCTGGAATCTCAGGTGAAACAGCTCATACAGATGGCAAAccagcagcaaaataaattagACTTGCGACCCCTGTTTGACACAATTGAAAACATAAAACAGAAGATTGCCCTGATGGAGACATATGACCAGCGCTTGGGTGTGTTGgaacttttgtttcttttctacatGTGTGTGGGGCTTCTGCTGATTTACTGGTGGGTTATGTAGAGGCTCTGGTGCTACAGTCAGTTAATTGCACCTATTAGCCAGAaagggctttctttttcttgctttctaagACCAAGCTGTGGTGGTGTGCACTGTGTCCTCCAGCTTTCCCCTGCTCCGCAGTGTCTCCCAAATTCCTGTGGCACTGCAGGGCCAAAGAGCTGGTGCACTGTGATGGAGGCCGTGGTACTGTCCGTAGTTGAACATTAAATCTGGTttgtattttccagttttccttACTAAACTACAAGCAGGAATTACAATAACAAATAGTTAACAGGTCTAGTAACACTAGTTAACAGCCTGTACTCCGGCTTGAGTAGTTCAGTATTGTCAGCTCAAGTCTGGTTGCTCTTTGTATCTGGCGCTctgacagttttattttaacagttttattttaactcttctttttttccctccagttgTTTTGGAAGGTCAGTCCAGCAAACACGACCTCCAGATCAATATTCACAAAGCACAGctcaataaaaatgaagaacGATTTAAGCTTTTGGAAGGCACATGCTACAATGGGAAATTAATCTGGAAAATCACAGACtacaagatgaagaaaaaagaagcggTGGAAGGCCGTGTCCTCTCCATATTCAGCCAGCCCTTTTACACCAGCCGCTGCGGGTACAGGTTGTGTGCGAGAGCCTACCTGAACGGGGATGGTTCAGGAAAGGGAACACACGTCTCTCTCTACTTCGTAGTGATGAGAGGGGAGTTTGACTCGCTGCTACTCTGGCCTTTCAAGCAAAAAGTTACGCTTATGCTTTTGGAccaaagtgggaaaaaaaatcacatcgtGGAAGTGTTTAGAGCTGACCCCAATAGCAGCAGTTTCAAAAGGCCAGATGGAGAAATGAATATTGCCTCTGGATGTCCACGCTTCGTGCCACATACTGTcctggaaaacacaaagaacacCTACATTAGAGATGACACTCTGTTTTTGAAAGTGGTTGTGGATTTAACCGATTTGGAGGAATTGTGAAAAGTGTGCCCGCTCAGTGTGACTGCTTTAAcccttcagaaatgctttcttgGTGACTACCAGCCATGCAATAGTGAATTGCCACTAGTCAAGCTACTGATACCGTTTCGAGGCTTTTGGACCGCCTAAGAGAATGAATTGCCAAAGCAtcagcctttccttttttaaccttttctcAAGACTGCATTTTTAAGGCAGCTAGAAGTCCAGTTTGATGTGAACATGCGTTTGACCCAGACTTGGCTCGGTCCAGGCTGGGGGGAATGCTTGGTTCACATCACCAGACTGGTGTTTGGAGATGAAACTCCCTCAGTAAGCCCCCTGGAGCCCAAGCAGGCCTATGGGCTCCTGTCCCTCACACTGAACTGAAGCCATGCCCAAGTGTGCAAGTACATTTCACCTGTCTGAAATGGAAACATTTCAACATTAGCACATTTGAATCAATGCATCTGGATCCTTCCATCTCCTGGATTTTTGAAGTGGGAGAATGACTTCAGttaggcagggaaaaaaattgtcctgggatcttgctgcttttttttttttttaattttaattgttctttcCAGACAGCCCAGAGGAAGATGCCAATGCCTCTTACTTTTCTAGCATGGTATTTCAGCTGTATAGAGTACCACCAGGTCACAACAGCTTCGTTATGTCCTTTCTGTTCCTGCCTAGTGCCTTGGGACTGATTTCCACTGCTGGTAAACATTCACAGTCCCCATCTGAAGTCAAAAGAAGCTGCAGGTGCTTCTCACCTCTCAGGACACAGCCACAAGTGGGGTACTCGGCCAGTCTGCCAGCTCTTGGCTACGCTGTTGGAAGAAGAAGGACAAAACCCTTGTAGTTTTGCTCCCACATCTGCACAAGAGAGATGTTTTCTGTCTTACCAGCTCTACAAAAGGCAGGAAGAGCTTTGGATATCTGCTTGGGAAAAAGCCCACGTAACATGCACCGTTCCCCTCAGCTAGAAATTTGAAAGTttgggaaagaagggggaaaatggATTAGGGAGTGAGATTGCTGTAAGAACCAAATTCTCACAGGTAGTGCAGCTCTAGTGTTTGTTACAGGGTGAGGCAGTTGCTGAGGAACAACTGCTGACTATGAAGTACGTCTGAAGATCTTAATTTTTATTCCAAGTTCCTTCTATCCTGCAAGGGAATGTGTGCATTGTATGGGGTTTATTGCAGAGGCGCTAAAACCACCAAGATCAGGCACTGAGGAACAAGTGACAAAGAATACACGTgccttttaaaagccttttggGTGCCTGTAAGAGGGATGTAATTTTGCACACTTGGTCATTTTGTTATTACAAGTGACAGAATTTTGTGTCTCTCATCTCTCACGGATCAGGTAGTGAAACACCACAACATTATCCATCGCTCCTGCGGTCCACTGGCAGAGTAAACCTGGAGCTTGTTAAGAGACAGCAAGAAACCAAGCTGGGTTTAGAGTAAGAGTAAACTAGGCAGGATAAAAATCAAAACGGGGCACAGACTGCAAGGCATGAGGTAGAAAATTCAAGAGGGCAAGTGTGGCAAACTCAAAAATGCCCTTTCTGTGTGGGATGTTGATATTAAGTGAAATAATATGATTTGAGGATTGATACTAAGACGAAGGCAAAATGCCATATTTTGTATCAGTAATCTCATTGTTAGACATTTACTTTCCCACACAGTTTCCAGGACACAATTCATACACAGATATTTTCAAATTTGGGGGTGGAGAGGAAAACACCTTATTTATCTGTACCTCATGGTGCATCAGCACATCTGGAATCTTTGGTTTGGTCTAGATATCCTTTTTGCTGTATGATATCAGGATGTACTGGGCCACCGTAGGGGCTTTTTGTGTTCCCAAGGATAGATGGTGAGGAACTGATTTTATTcttgtgtgctgctgtggctgaCTTTAGGAGGCATTTTGGCTGTACAACAGAGAGAATTAGGCCTCATGTCCCTAACTCTTTGTTGCAGAGAGAGCAAGCGTGGTTTGAAAATGGTGTGGCATTCTAGGACATCAATCCTGAGCCTCGGACATGGACTTCATGTTGACCATCACTTTAATATTTGTCATGTAACTTTCAAAGTGGCACAACTTGCATAATAACCACTAAAGACTGACTGAAATGTACCGTTTGTGTTTCATGGGACTCTCCAGTATGTTGAgtgtaaaatacagaaagcGATAAAGAACTCGGACAGTCCAGGGAGGCAAGATGGGAAGGGTGCGGTCTGTATCCTGGCAAATTCCCAGCCCTCTCTGCCTCCACCACCCCAAGCATAAAATGGGGATAATAATACTTGCAGAAGTGTTGGGGCTATTTAAGTGTTTGTGGGGAATTTTGAGCATGAAAAGAGCTAAGTATTATTAAAACTCCATTTCTAATTTTTAGAGTAGGTGATGGCATAGTGATGTGGATAAGTGTTTAGTGTGTTCCTGGGCAGGTTTCGAAAGCATGTTCGGTTTTAGCCAGTCTGTACTGCAGTCTCTACCTACCAGTTGTGTTTAGGTTTTTGCCACGAATATTCCTTTTAAAGTTTTGAAGCACAAATGATTCATCCTGGGTGACGGAAACATCCCTTTTGAAATACTGCCTGTTTTATAAAGAATTAGTtgagaaaaagaattttttaaaggcaacctttaaattggttctttttattaCAACAACTGAGAGATTTGTGTTaaaattttcagtgatttttactACTTGTGAACAGGATTTTGAATTTCATCCCATTcctaataaagaaaaaagtgtcgTATAGCATGAATTGTCAGGAATAATTTTGATGTTGCATGAAAAACACCAAAAGACTGTTCAATACTATTGTACTGGGTAAGTAACCAAAAGAACCTAGGGTATTTCTACATCTGCATACAGtatgtttttaatgtatttattgaCAGTTTGTAGTTGTTTGAATATCTCTTACTACAATACAGGCATTTTTCTAGCCAAATGCCATCACTGTATAAGTAAACTAATgtaagaataaataattttgccaTCCTTCTGGATTGAGTGTGGCATATATTCCTTTTGGCTGGATTTAAGCGGACTTTTTAGAAGGATGTGGAATACTGGATATTtgtttacaatttaaaaaaaagtggacACTGCTTTGGATTAAGAATCAatctttcataattattttggtttataCTTGAATATTGTAAAACGGCTGCACATTGAAGTTCAGTAAATTCTGAGTTAAACTAGATCAGACAAAGATTCATGAGGTACAAAGATCCATTGGAACGACAACAGGATGCTATTTGTGTTTGGGGGAGGTTTGGGTTCAGCTCAGGTTGGATTTGTTTCAGTTCAGGCCAGTAACAGAGGAATTGTTTCAGTATCCCATGATTACTTCATGCTTGAGAACGGGGTGTTTTAAAAGGTTAAGCCCAAAGTGTTGGAAATCAGCTTGGGAAAAACGTTAGCATCCACCTCCCGTTCCTCTGCGAGAGCTCAAACACCCCGTTGGTGCCAGGGAGCGCCCCATCTCCATGAGCGCTGTACGTGGGACGGAGGTGCCGCACAGCTGTAGCGCTGCTGCTGCGGGTAGCCGAATGCAGCACGAGAGCAGCAGCAAACGGGGTCCCACGGCGGGACTCGGGCTCCCTTGGTCAAGTTACAGCCGACTCGGCTTGACTCGCACCTGCGTGTGCGGAGGCGCAGACACGCACAAGGGCTGTGTCCACACGCTGGTGCACAGCAAAGGGTGGCGGCGCACGCGTGGGCTGGGTGCGGGGTCTCCGCTGGAGCAGCCGCAGCTGGACGGGGCTGGCGGGCTGCTTCCTGGGAGCTGTTTCCTGGCAACCAGCCCGTGGGGCAAACCGCAGAGCTGGACAGCGGGTCGGCACCGCGCTGAGGCCGTCATGCTCTGCGCTGGCCAGGCGGGGTTACGAGAGGCCGCCCGGCGGGTCCTGGGAAGCACAGACAGGCCTTGTTTGGCACAGGCTCTGTAGCAGAAGCCCTTAATTTTCGCAACGGGTAACGTGGAATGAGTAACTTTCCCTTCAGTTGCAGGCGAGGTTCCGCAAAGGCTTCCAAAGGCCTGCGGAGGCTCAGCGTACGGCTCAGGTGGGGACACCCTCCGCTGGggctcccccccgcccccgcgggAGCTGCCCAGGCGGGCCGGCAGCGCTGCGCCGGAGCCCGGCACGGCGGGGAACGGCTGCCAGGGTTCCTCGCCCGAGGCGCCCACCCAAGCGCGGGGAAGCCGCGGGCAAGGCCGCCCGGCCCCCGGGAGCGCTGCCGGCCGAGCCGAGGCTGCAGGCCGCTCCGCCGCCCTCCCGCCGCCGGCTCGCTGGGCAGGAAGCGGCCGCCACTTCCGGGTCGGCAGCCGTGCGCGGCGGGCCCGGCTGCCCCTCGGTAagggcgggcgggcggccgcAGCGGCCACCCGCGTCCCGGGTGGGTCGGGCAGGGGGTCCCGCGGCcgcagggtgggggcaggagcCGCCGTTGCCCCAGGGGTGTGTGGCAGGTCGGGACAGCCATGCCCGGCTCTCGGGCTCGGGGCCCTCCTGGCAGCTGCCGGCCCTGCGCAGCCCGGGGCGGCCTCGGCGGGGCCGGCAATCTGCCGGGGGCTGCGGCGGCGCGTTCAGCGAAGGTGACACGATAGGAAAGGGGATTGGCCTCCCATTCCTGAGGCGAAGGGCCGAGAGCCTGAACGTGAGCTTCACCGGAGCGTGGTGCGGTGCGGTAGGAGCAGCGGTGGGGCCGCCCTTGGAAGCGCTCCCGGGTTCCCCCTGCCTCTGCAgtgctctttgtttttttcctcccaaagtcTTTTGGAAATGTTATCAAAGGTACTTTTGTCTCTTACTAGATATGGATAACAGGAAGGACGAAAAAAGTAGGACACTGTGTGCCACTTCACAGGAAGGACTGAAAGTCCAAGGTGGGTACTGCTGATCTGTTCCCATGCTGCAGTGGCATGTGTGTTATCATTTATGTCGCTTACCATGTTCAGCCCTGATATGCAGCATCCTCACTTGCCAACGGTAACagacagtggggaaaaaatccaCAACCAGCTCCTCAAAATAGGTGTTCATTGTGTTTCAGTTCTGTGAAGTGTCATTTTTGTAGACTAGAGTTACTGGCATGCTTGTCACTGTTGCCTTGTGTTATcctaaggaaaagaaagaaggaagcgaAAACGCAGTAGAAGCAGATCATCATCCATTTCATCCACATCGTCTTCTAGCACTGCATCCACCTCTTCCTCATCATCACACTCATCATCAAGGTCGTCTTCTTCAAGTAGCAGAGGTAAGCTACCTCCGTGCATACAGATGATGTTTACCAGTTTTGATAGCACTCCTGGAACATTTAAAGGTCATTTTAAATGTGGCTAAACCACCACAAAAGGACAGTGTAAAATATCAATGTTGCATCTTCCAAGTGTTTCTCTCACAACCCTTTCCCATTGCCATGTTAAGGTACCTCTTTGCACACCATATGCAACGTTCCTGTGTTGATCTAAATAACTTCAACATAGAAAATGCCATTCTATGTTACTTTGTAACAACATGCTTTATATATTTAAACCTCTGTGTTTTGAAAGTAGAAGGAATACAGATATTTCTCTACTTCAGCCCTATATTTAGACCAGTGTTGTGGTCTTTGATTTAGTCTTACTTCCGTCTTAAAGCTCCAAGCTTTTAACTTTGAGGACTCACATGAAGTTTAATAACAGCAAGGACTGAATTCAGCGGGAACATGTATTCAGCCATTGCGGGATTAAGACACTCCAGTCTAAGCGCTGCTTACTTAGAGGACTtgaggtaattttttttaaaaaggtactGTCTAGGAGTAAGTGCAGATTTTTTCTACGGGTATAACTTGTGACCTCAAGGGGAATGTACTGCTGATTATATCAGGACTACATTGCTTTGATATTCTGTATCAAAATATTTGGTATCATTGCAGGTAAAATGACCAAATTGCCATGCTGTTTTAAATAGAATGTGTTAGGCTAAATACTCTAAATACTGAAGTggactttatatatatatatttatatatatatatatatttatatatttatatatttttatataaatatatatatatatatatatatatttaatctattttttttttactttggttGGAAAGAACTCTTGTATGAACTAGAATTATAGGAGCAATAGAGTTCTGATGAAAATTCCCTAACTTCAAGAGTCAGATGAAGTTTTACTATCTGGTGCAGGACCTCGTATCTGTGATTGTGTATCCCACAGCTTAACCAAGACTTAGTTCTGCTTCTCTTGGAGTGGGTTTACATATGTATGGAAATATTACTTGTTCTCATACTTCAGTGGCTTGATTCAATTTATCTGATGTAAATACATTCTGAAAATGTTCACATCTGTGAACTTGTACATTTGATTAggttcttcctgtcttcttgaATGAATTTTATCCCATGTGATACACTTCAGCATTTCTAAAGAGAATTAAAATGTCATGTCAGACGCTGACTTTGTGAACATGCTTGACATGCTTTCTGGTTCATCTTTTGGAGGGGTGTCAGGAAAGCAGTATCCGAGGAAGAACTAATTCTGAGTTAAACCCACTTTGTCAGTCTGCATGCTCCGAGATTTGCTAAAACTTTACAGCTAAAAATTACTAAAGTTTTCCTGTTCACAGAGGAGAGCAGAAGATCTAGCAAAACTGTCCTACAAGGGCACATTGAAACAACCAGATTTTCTCCACCTAGAGAAGAAAAGATGTGAGGTAATTGAGCTAAGACAGATATATAGGTGTAGGTAGCAGCTACTGTGGAGGGTGAGTGCAAAATCTGTGACTTTCagagcaaggaaaaatggcCTTAAATTGCATCAGAAGGGATTTGAATTAGATTTAGTAAAAATACCCCCTAGCAGCAGAACAGTGGAATAGCTTGCCTAAGTTGCAGTCAAAGACATTGAATGCTTAAGGTTGCCCAGGTCTGATGTGTTGGGTATGGCAGGAGTGGAGTGAATGTTCCTTGGGATAGCAAAATGGAGATTTCTTCTGGCgttttttaatctctgttttcttttttcttatttagcaAGTGCAGCTGTAACTCTCACTGTTAGACACTGGGCAGTGGCTGGGAAAACCAAGAGGAGTTGGGGAAACTGTCTTCTGCTCTCTTAATTTGTAGCCCCCATTTACATTTTCAGCCTTGCTGGTAACATAGGTTATATGGAAAATGAAGCTAACTTGAATGCAGAAGGGACACGCTTTGCTGTGGAAAAGGAGACATGGGGATATAGAAACTGGGACTGCTGCTTGTTAGGTGGAGCTGGGACAGGGGTTCCCTTCAGACAGGAGACAAGCAGGCAAATCAGTGCTAGGACTAGGGAGGCGGGGTGACCGAGTATGGAAGCAGCTTGGGCCGGTGAAGAGGCCAGATGGTGAGGACGGCAACTCGAAAAGAGTAAAAGAGTGAACAGGAGAAGTTGGCCTGGAGGTCAACAGTTCAGCACTGAAGTCTAGACAAGTTCTTTTAGGGCTTGTGGTCATGAGAACTGTGGCTAGGATGGTGGGAGATAAAAACTGAGTCTGGAAGAGGTGTGGGCAAAGGGATAGAACTGGGCAAGTGTCCATTCACCATAGTGTACTGATTTTCAAAGCCCATTGTTCTTGAGTGTACCCCTTTCCTGATGTTGGCAAACATTTGTAAAAGCCCTCTGGCCAGGTATATGATCACCTGTGGGCCCTTAGTCCAGTCCGTTGTTACCAAGAGGCAGAATGTGGTGATAGAATTGCCATTTTCATAGTTTCTTCTGACATGCTTgtgctgtatttgtttttagGAGGCCCAAAGAAGATTGCTTGGGCAGCCTTACCTTAAGAGTTTTCTAACTTTTGAGACTGGCTGTGCTCTGGTATATTCATATGATGTTATATTTTGCTTGGAATTTATTGTAAAGAAATGACAGAGCTGATAACTTGAAGGCAGTCTCTTGGAAGACTAGAAAGATGTTGTACAATCTCTCCAAGTTTGTAGTCCCATAGTCAAAGCTGGTGCTTAAAAATCAACTTCCTCATGTGCCAGTCACAATGCTTTCATTAAAATCTATTATTTGGTCACAGAACTTTGAGTTTCTGCCTTACAAAATTTACTAAAAGCCTTGAAGTTGGAAGGTGAGCTGAGCAAGTATGAGaagtttttaatttgctttgaaCAGTGATAATATTTTCAGTGGTTTGTCAGCACCAACTGtgctttttgttgctttctttgtGAGTCAGGATCCCTGGCTATAAGACAGATGTTTGCAGTCTGTTCAGtacagctgcagaaagaaaagagaaatagtgTCTCCATTAATATAAGATATTAGTATAAGTAGTCACTAAGTAAATCCAggtattttcagtttctgcattAGACCAGCAAGTGGCAGtaagctgattaaaaaaaaaagtgttgcttttctctgtgtgaGTTTCAACATACATACAGCTGaattaaagcattttcttcctATGTTTTACATTTCTATATGCCTTGTCTGTAAAACCAAGTGCCTTTTTCAGCATGCTAAGCTTacagggttttggtttggtttgttgttttgtttgttttatttgattttatttttttccagattccCCTAAGTCtaaatcaaagaaaaagaagaaagaaaaacacaacaaaaaggtAAACATTTACTAAGAGAAATAAGTAgttaacaaacagaaaatagttCTTCACATTTCGATAACCTTCAGTGTCATGTAGCTGTAATGCTTTTGTCTGTGGCTATGTAAATCTGAATCACACTTTTAGGGTTACAGCAGGTGAGCTGACAGGTTGGCCTATACTTGACTATAtactaaaggaaaaataatttaaaggt is a window of Columba livia isolate bColLiv1 breed racing homer chromosome 3, bColLiv1.pat.W.v2, whole genome shotgun sequence DNA encoding:
- the TRAF5 gene encoding TNF receptor-associated factor 5 produces the protein MACDEPAGLSGIFTRQNSASAVSLDFEPDADYKFVETLEERYKCAYCHLVLRNPHQTGCGHRFCQQCILSLRELNAVPTCPVDKETIKMHEVFKDNCCKREVLNLHVFCKNIPDCNSKIILGRYQEHLQQCLFESVQCTNDGCIDQIPRKDLKEHLSQHCKFREEMCQYCNKSVVLNNIKNHEKNDCPDYPVPCLQNCSQIILKKEIDKHHAVCPEAEVDCPYKQYGCLVKVKRGKLAEHENGALREHMLQILDKNSRLEEQISDLYKSLECKEIKIQQLAEAINKCEKEFRQFTQLFGKNSNLMVSTQALASHLDKSARLESQVKQLIQMANQQQNKLDLRPLFDTIENIKQKIALMETYDQRLVVLEGQSSKHDLQINIHKAQLNKNEERFKLLEGTCYNGKLIWKITDYKMKKKEAVEGRVLSIFSQPFYTSRCGYRLCARAYLNGDGSGKGTHVSLYFVVMRGEFDSLLLWPFKQKVTLMLLDQSGKKNHIVEVFRADPNSSSFKRPDGEMNIASGCPRFVPHTVLENTKNTYIRDDTLFLKVVVDLTDLEEL
- the LOC102088712 gene encoding serine/arginine repetitive matrix protein 2: MQHESSSKRGPTAGLGLPWSSYSRLGLTRTCVCGGADTHKGCVHTLVHSKGWRRTREVPQRLPKACGGSAYGSGGDTLRWGSPPPPRELPRRAGSAAPEPGTAGNGCQGSSPEAPTQARGSRGQGRPAPGSAAGRAEAAGRSAALPPPARWAGSGRHFRVGSRARRARLPLDMDNRKDEKSRTLCATSQEGLKVQGKERRKRKRSRSRSSSISSTSSSSTASTSSSSSHSSSRSSSSSSRDSPKSKSKKKKKEKHNKKKRKKENKMKKKKEKKKKKEKTGPVQLSKFFKNKKKNENYSMITGKKIKMKIKKTKKDKERDRNRAELLEFLNSAL